In the genome of Pelobacter seleniigenes DSM 18267, one region contains:
- a CDS encoding HD domain-containing protein codes for MANGYLQPRLQQALELAFQLHGRDTRKGSQVPVMAHLLGVCALVQQDGGNEDEAIAALLHDCLEDKPEQITREEIRSRFGGRVLQLVSVATDTPTDYRGGRKPPWLKRKKQYLRTIEAAEPSLLRVTIADKIDNLRAIIADYERLGEPLWERFSAGRELQRWYFSNAYQAFRQAGYTGRLLDEMGRLLQLLEQLITAEVP; via the coding sequence ATGGCGAACGGATATTTACAGCCGCGGCTGCAACAGGCCCTGGAATTAGCCTTTCAACTCCATGGCCGGGATACCCGCAAAGGCAGTCAGGTTCCGGTCATGGCACATCTGCTGGGGGTCTGTGCCCTGGTCCAGCAGGACGGCGGCAACGAGGATGAAGCGATCGCCGCACTGCTCCACGACTGCCTTGAGGACAAACCGGAACAGATCACTCGGGAGGAGATCCGCAGCAGGTTCGGGGGCCGGGTACTGCAACTTGTCAGTGTCGCCACCGACACCCCGACAGACTATCGTGGCGGCCGCAAACCACCCTGGTTGAAAAGAAAGAAACAATACTTAAGGACTATCGAAGCAGCGGAACCAAGCCTGTTGCGGGTCACCATCGCTGATAAAATCGATAATCTGCGCGCCATTATTGCGGACTATGAGCGACTGGGAGAACCACTGTGGGAGAGGTTCAGCGCCGGCCGGGAACTGCAGCGCTGGTATTTTTCCAATGCGTATCAGGCCTTCCGGCAGGCGGGCTACACAGGTCGTCTCCTGGATGAAATGGGCCGCTTGTTACAGCTTCTGGAACAGCTGATCACAGCGGAAGTCCCCTGA
- a CDS encoding response regulator, giving the protein MQEPIKLLLVDDEANILKAVRRLLVDEPQYEILSAESGEEGLRILENTADIRLVVADYRMPQMDGIEFLTRVYRRWPDIMRMVLSGYADIAVVVDAINQGHIYRFIGKPWNDENLKNEIASALRHQELQLQVRTLNEELLQKNAQLLELNNNLEAVVERRTEDLALRNQVLQVAQGVLDVLPVAVFCIDAERIIVQMNESASSLCPLLKVNPLGCDSREVFPAEVNALIDHGSHQEHCAEVKIGDRRFKTIARRIENRYSRGTALMLVPEQF; this is encoded by the coding sequence GCGCCTGTTGGTGGATGAACCCCAGTATGAAATACTCTCCGCCGAGTCAGGGGAGGAAGGGCTGCGCATTCTTGAAAATACGGCCGATATCCGGCTGGTCGTTGCCGATTATCGTATGCCGCAGATGGATGGTATTGAATTTCTGACCAGGGTTTATCGGCGTTGGCCCGATATCATGCGGATGGTTCTGTCCGGTTATGCGGATATCGCGGTCGTCGTTGACGCCATCAATCAGGGCCATATTTATCGTTTTATTGGCAAACCCTGGAACGATGAGAACCTGAAAAACGAAATTGCTTCGGCTCTGCGCCACCAGGAGTTGCAGCTGCAGGTGCGTACCCTGAATGAAGAACTCCTGCAAAAGAATGCCCAACTCCTGGAATTGAATAATAACCTGGAAGCGGTCGTGGAACGACGGACCGAAGATCTGGCGCTCCGCAATCAGGTTCTTCAAGTTGCGCAAGGAGTGCTCGATGTCCTGCCCGTGGCGGTTTTTTGCATTGATGCTGAAAGAATAATCGTGCAGATGAACGAATCTGCCAGCAGCCTTTGCCCGTTACTTAAGGTCAACCCCCTGGGATGTGACAGCCGGGAGGTCTTCCCTGCTGAAGTCAACGCGTTGATCGATCATGGGTCGCACCAAGAACATTGCGCGGAGGTGAAGATCGGTGACCGCCGCTTTAAAACGATTGCCCGACGCATCGAAAATCGTTATTCCCGGGGGACTGCGCTGATGCTGGTTCCCGAGCAGTTTTAG